In Natranaerobius thermophilus JW/NM-WN-LF, the genomic stretch GTTATTTTAGAGAAGACCTGTATTATCGCTTAAATGTTATACCTATAAAACTGCCACCATTAAGAAATAGAAAAGAGGATATTATTCCTTTAGCAAACCATATACTCGGGCAAATGAGGACTAATCATGGAGGACAGTATCAACTTTCCCCAAAAAGTCGAGAACTGCTAAAAACTTACTCTTGGCCCGGCAATGTAAGAGAACTCGAAAATATAATTGAGCGTGCAGTTAATTTGGCTAATGACAATATAATTGAAGGTGAACATTTATTTTTTGGTCAAGAGGATGGTTTTTCAAATTACGAAGGCGAAATGGAAAACTGGGAACAGAATCAACAGTATCAAAATGGTCAGAGCGAAGCAGAAATCAGTGTAAATTATAAAGACAAAGACTTTTCTCAAATATTACAGTCAGTTGAAAAACAAATATTGCAAAAAGTTTTGAGTGAACATGCAAGTGCCAGAAAAGCTGCTAAACAATTAGGAGTTTCCCATACTACAATTTTAAATAAAATTAAAAAATATGGGCTGCAAATTAATCAAGAATCAAACTGAGATAATTGTTCGACAGAATAATGCTTTTTTGAAAGGGGTATAATCTTGAAAATTTCACAAATAAAGAAGATACTTCAAGCCGATATATTAACTGGAAAAGAGGAAAACTCAGTCGAAGTTGCATTTGGAACAGATTTGATGAGCGATGTGCTAGCTTTTTTTGGTGAATCTGACAATACCCTGTTGCTAACTGGACTTACAAACTTACAAGTGATCAGAACTGCTGAACTACTCGATATAAATGCCATTATTTTCGTACGAGGAAAAGAGCCAAAAGATGAACTGATTAAGGAAGCTGAAGAATGTGGTATTACCTTGTTGTCTACGGATTACACGCTTTACGAAGCATCCGGTTTATTATTTACCCATGGTTTAAGAGGAATAAATACTGATGATAATTTACCCGAAAGCCCTGAAAGAGGGTTAGACCATGGATGAAGAACAAGAGAAGTTTATCAAGTCTTATAAATTAGAAGGTCAGGACTTTCAATCTGGGGGTGAAGCTTCGGCTCAGATAAAGCAAATACTAAAAAGCCTAGGAGTTCCTTCAAAGATTATTAGAAAAGCAACT encodes the following:
- a CDS encoding DRTGG domain-containing protein, whose amino-acid sequence is MKISQIKKILQADILTGKEENSVEVAFGTDLMSDVLAFFGESDNTLLLTGLTNLQVIRTAELLDINAIIFVRGKEPKDELIKEAEECGITLLSTDYTLYEASGLLFTHGLRGINTDDNLPESPERGLDHG